A section of the Equus caballus isolate H_3958 breed thoroughbred chromosome 21, TB-T2T, whole genome shotgun sequence genome encodes:
- the LOC111767437 gene encoding ral guanine nucleotide dissociation stimulator, translating to MSRELLVQEATSVLKTAERARQGAQERQWQQGVVPSLVTFFGSLELLDGTMEDYVEGNVLNCRKWNEQFKLMDEIELLQEAANLYTVQPDKHFGAWFQAVEPLSEEESYSLSCQLEPRYHWVRKIQLFFKHKKNRSGQNTRPPTKGPVVVVDDPPETS from the exons ATGAGCAGGGAGCTGCTAGTGCAg gaggcgacctccgtgttaaagactgcagagagggcacgccagggagcccaggagaggcagtggcagcag ggtgtcgtcccctccctggtgacgTTCTTCggttccctggagctgctggacggTACAATGGAGGATTacgtggag ggcaatgtgctcaacTGTCGGAAATGGAATGAA caattcaaactgatggacgagatcgagctgctccaggaggctgcaaatctgtacaccgtgcagcccgacaagcactttggggcctggttccaggccgtggagcccctgagcgaggaggagag ctacagcctgtcttgccagctggagccccgataCCACTGGGTCAGAAAGATTCAACTCTTCTTCAAACACAAGAAGAACCGCTCAGGGCAGA acaccagacccccaaccaagggcccagtggtggtggtcgatgaccctcctgagaccagctga